In the genome of Natator depressus isolate rNatDep1 chromosome 21, rNatDep2.hap1, whole genome shotgun sequence, one region contains:
- the LOC141975787 gene encoding interleukin-20-like: MKISCLFFCLLSTCWLYLTPTTGNKILQFGPCTISMNVNEIRASFQAIKATIQAKDAIRTISILSYPYSLHNFNSADRCCIIHHLLRFYVDKVFKHCETEDSHVNRKISSIANSFLSIKKKFRQCNEQNACNCGEEAIEKYKQILTNFGQLNIASAAMKSLGELDILLDWMEKAH, from the exons ATGAAGATCTCCTGCCTTTTCTTCTGCCTCCTTTCTACGTGTTGGTTGTATCTGACACCAACAACCGGGAACAAAATCTTGCAATTTGGACCTTGCACGATTTCAATGAATGTTAACGAAATTAGAGCCAGCTTCCAAGCGATCAAAGCAACCATT CAAGCCAAAGATGCCATCCGAACCATAAGCATTTTGTCATACCCGTACTCTCTGCACAATTTCAAT TCTGCAGATAGATGTTGCATCATCCATCACCTTTTAAGATTCTACGTGGACAAGGTCTTCAAACACTGTGAGACTGAGGATTCTCATGTCAACCGGAAAATCAGCAGCATAGCCAATTCTTTCCTCAGCATCAAGAAGAAATTCAGACAATGT AATGAACAAAATGCGTGCAATTGTGGAGAGGAAGCAATAGAGAAATATAAACAAATTCTCACCAATTTTGGACAG CTGAACATCGCTTCTGCAGCAATGAAATCCCTTGGGGAGCTGGATATCCTACTAGACTGGATGGAGAAGGCTCATTAG